The nucleotide sequence acaaaatacaaaatgtacATAAAGTAACGCAATAAGAACTCGAAACACGCGTGAAAATCCCCAAATAAAACTGCCATTGTCGATAAAGTAGTCATTTTCAATGCCTGCAGCTAGACGTATAATTCAGCTCGTCATTAACGTCGCCTTATTCATCATCTTTAATGGTTTGTATGATAGTGATATGTACATATAAGGGTTTAggttttggattttatttttcaattttcggagGTCCAAATTTGGCTCTcttccaataaaaaattgaattatgatgaaattgaagCGGTACGCGAAATTAGttgatcatttcattttttatctcgTCAATCAATTGACTATTTTAGATTTGGACAAAATATTTCGTGATGAAAATAAGTCCTGAGACTATGTAATGTAACCACTCCTCCCCGTCCCCACCCAACTTGATTATACCTTTTTCGATCGTTCTGGAGCGTTCAGcggaattttcgatttctccaaaaagcgttaaaattaattaaggcacctgaaaatcaaattgtggCTTATATCCTGAACCGGTTTGAAGCATTTATCGTGATTTGAGTCGATTAGACCAAGCTCTTTCAGAAATCTGAAGTCCTGTTCAGAGGTTTCGTTGTCAAATTCAAAGTTTGTGCACCAATCCATCGCATACTTACGtatacggtttttttttctttatttcaattcaacatGTGGATTCGAGTTACTTGTAAAACGTCATCCAACACTCATTATGCCTATCTCGCATCTCGTGTACCTGGTAAAAGTAAAGAGGGACATTACACCGCGTCTATTGTCAATGTCACCTCGACAGCAGCGAACAAATTGTTAGCATTTCGTATAAAATCAGGTGTATGTAAAGTAAAACTTGCTAACACGCAGCGTGAAACATGTCGCCAGATGGAGAAACATTACAACTTACACAGCATCTTTAAGTTGAGCTGTAAAAAATTGCGACACAATCGTTTATAAACAGTGATAAATAGTGTAAACGacacttgataaatttttgattctgctaaaaTAACGTTCAAGAGAGGCGCAGCAGCGTTGAAGACGACCGAGtgtttttcatccattttaaatgaaaatttcactctCGGGTAATTTAAATATGACAAATGTTGCAGATACGTATATAGAGTGAAGATATATTCAAATAGATATCAACGCTCGTTTAAACGtagctattttttttatcggaGAAGCCCTTTATTGCAAGGCTAAAAATTCCATGACGAACATGTAGGCAGGAAGAATTGTTGATGAAGTTGCTCGTAAATCTCACCAGTAAATgaaaaaacccattttgaatttgttcgaaTCATCGTCCGAAATGCCCTAACGAACGAATAACATGCTGATCaactgaattcattttttttggttcgatAGCATTATTGAGTCGGgtgtaaattgaaattgaaggaaagACCGTGTTCCTGTTTGAACGAAAATGTGTCAGGAAGTCTTCATCTGTATACTTGGGCACAGTTTCTTCTACATAATTCTCATTACATGTTGCTTTAGGCTCAAAAGCTCAATTCTTTGTGTTTTATGACTTTGAACTCTACTCGAAAGTTATTCTCAGATTCGGATTGTTGTACCTACCTGTGTTACCTAATCCCACCACTCATATTTACATGTTATTTAATGGCACTCTCAAGATTAAACTACTCATAATCtatgtatgtaagtacatacttctAGACCCACCTTTTTAGCGAGATTTCACCCAAGCATGTCTTCATCATCCCAAAAACACATGGTTAAAATTAGCCAAGCTTTTCTCTAACATGTGAAGTCCACTTTCTCTGATACTTCACCTTAATCCGAATTTATCCTACTAAATCGCTACCATTCTTATGCCAAATTTTTCACAGTATGCTTGCCATACGTACatcatcatgaaaaaatgaagtagtCATGTAAGTTTTTAATCATTTCGATTATCGGAGGATTAATGATTACACCTATATATTGAAGATATCGAGTTGATTTGCGTAGCTATGTATTCAGACTGTTTGAGaataattaagtataaaaaaatgaagatgttTAGTGTCGTTATAAAAACCATTCGAGTTCGAAGTAGGTaagtttcaatattttcaaagcgCCAGTAAATTGCGTTGAATAATGATCGAAGACTGTAATATTGTGATAATGTGATTATATGTATTCGTAAGACACCAGTCACTCATTTTCAAGGTAATTAATAGATATCTAAGCATTCAGCCGTATACTTTAGAATTTATTATTAATCCGGGCTATTCaaacgattaaaaattacattcggGTGGCACCACAAGCTGATTATCAGATGAAAGAGCCAGGGATtattttggaggaaaaatcCGAATATGCGCGAGCAACAAAGAACACTTTACAATGATATTTTAGTGAAATGTTGAAGATTTGAAGCGATGTTTGAGAATTCAATCATCAATATTTCtttttaatatcaaaaaaaaaggttataaGTGATATGGTATgtaagaaatgaaattcaaaaattcaaaaattgttgtcaTCAACAGGTGTCCAGTACCTACAAAAagtcaagttgattttttaaacttcgaaaattccagtcaatttttgattcattaGGGTTGGAACTGAAATCCCATACCTGCAGAAATCTTAATCCAAGATTGATTGCGAAAGGGGCGCCGCCGAATTTTCAATATCAGATTTCGGTTCTGTCTTGAGCGTTTCTGTGAGAGAAGTTATAAGTGGGTTATTGCTTAAAAACCAATCAAAACAATTACGTACTGTGGAAAATGCATtagatacttacatttttttcttgttgaacAAATTCGACTCGTTtagattctttttttcaacGACAGACTTCAAATATTTAGATGCTAATTCTTTGACGCAATAGACACACTTCAGCACACGGTAATCTGAAATACAGTGACAGAAGATAACCATATAATTACGTAAATAGTTGAATATTGAAAGATGCAAATTCTGATTGTCGTATATGTACTTACGCTTTCCTTCAAAACTAACGTCATCGACGTGCTCTTCAACGTCCATATTCCATATCGAACATGAatctgtaaaataaatttcaactgtaGTCTATACAATACCtacaataatacatatgtaaaaaTTACCCTACAAAGAAAATATCTGAACCGAAGAAAGGGAATCGATGGAAGACGCTGAATATGGTATGTaccaccagctaaaatttcaggtgctaaaattcatttttcggattttggtgaatttttgaaaattcaaattcgggctaaatgtggcaaaaaatcaccattccaccgaattaacctagaaagctgaaattccgtgtgtgtcctattttcgacctcccgatCGGATAGATCATCTTTATGATCTTTTCCAATTTAGTTAATATTCTACAAATCTCTTTGTGGCGGTTCTCCTCctgcaataatttttgaagaaatgaaaattcatcgttcgcgaacgtgtaAACGGatttagttgaaatttggtcTGTAGGTACTATATTTACGATCTCCCGAATCGATTGTTGTTGGTTTTGAATCGTTCTGAAACCTTCAGCAGATTCTCGGAAATTCGCTGGAGACTCTATAGGACAATTCGAAACCATTACCTACCCATTGATGTGGGAGgttgaaaaaagtgttcaaaccgaatttcaatttttttcgtttacgtCTTCGCAAAcgataatttatttacttatttatttattctttcaTCAAGTATTTTTTCCCAGAGAAAATTTCGGATTTGAACCAGCacgaaaagattttgaaaattcgtgctTAAATCGATCGAATGGTTCCGAAATATGGTCAGTTCGAAACCATCAACAATCAGCTAGGTagttcgaaaatagggtactactactactactacatacaatttcatgttttttgatcaatttgatgaagttttaatTTATCCTCATGTTTGGctcgaatttaaatttttcaaaaattcgccaagaaatcgagaaattaatttcagcactagaaattttggctgatgtaCATTTTTTGGGGTCCTCTATCGAATCCTTTCCATCCGATTTAAGAATGTTATTAGGTAATCTTTTTGATGAATATAAGGAAAGACATTTTTGTAGATGTGATCTTGTTGGGCTTCCTGATAATCGCTTCAAGCACCCTTCCTTCTTGAAGAACTGGTAAAACTTTGTGAGTAGGTGTTTTGGATTTAGTAGGTATTAATCTCTCCTACATGCTATTTGGTGTGTGGTTGATGTTGAACACATCTGGAAAATAGGGGTGAAGGATTTGTCTGGATGAAATACTAGGAAACGACAGGGAATATCATTTCTTCGAAAGACTGGacacctgttgaaaaaattgttactcCAGAAAACATTGTATTGAACAGATGATTATTGTAATATTGTATTAGTAAGACATGTAcatcgaatatttcaattcattcagtAATTCCAACTCTATTTCTTGTTACAATTTCAGCAACcgacctacctgtacctatcgTCCAATTTCACATTACCATGGCACATAACCGAGTATCACCAATATTCAATGACACTTCACCTCCGAAGGTGCCAAGCCAGGGCAAAGAGAAAGAAAGTTCCTCTCCTGGATCGCCTGTAATGTTAGAAAATTACTTGCCCGGACCACCTGTAATATCAGAAAAATCATTGATAGAGGAAGAATACGATCCTCACGCGTTTGGAAAAGAGCGTAATCCGACCATTTTCTGGGGCCCGATACTCCATTTATTGAAATACATCGTTGGAACAGGGGTATTAATTCTGCCATACACTTTCAAAAGCGTGGGCTATGCTGTAGCTATTTTTGGCACGATATTTGTATGCGTCCTGTACATGCACGTGATACACCTTTTGTTTGATGTAGAATACCGACTCTGCAAGAAGCTGAAGACTCCCAATCTTACCTACATCGGCATTGTAGAGGGAGCATTCGACCAAGGACCACGATTCTTCCGCAAATTAGTCCCAGTTTGCAAATTCTTCGTGTATTTTCATTACGTTTTCAACAAATCGCTGATGAATGGCGTCTATTTAATAATCATatcgagtaattttaaaatcgtgATCGATCACTACTACGGTACGAATACGAGCGTTATCGCCATCATGACCGCACTGATGGTGCCGCTGATTGGTCTAGCTTTGAttcgagaattgaaatttttagtaccATTGTCCATGTTGACGAATGcgttcaatattttcaatctcTTGATAATTCTTTCCATTCCGAGCTCTTACAATGGCGCGGCTGATATGAAAGCAGTGAATGATATCACCCAGTTTCCGAATTTTTTCGCTATTCTTCTAGGATCGTTGGAATGTACAGCCCTCAGTTTGCCTGTAAAAAACGACATGGAAAATCCGAAGAGGTTTACGACTTTTTTCGGCGTCCTCAACATATCTTTATCGATTGCTGCCCTAGTTTATGGTACTTTCGGTATACTGGGGTATGCTAAATACGGTGATCATCTGCAACCGAATATTATGTTCAATTTACCTCCTGGCGAAATGATTCCATTGGTGATTCTGAGTTTGCACTCTTTGGCAATTTGcatttcgttcattttattCATATATATTTCTTACGATACTGTatggaataatttatttaaaggTAAGAAAATGAAGCGTCCTCTAGTCATGGAGTACAGTATACGAATAACGCTGTGCATTTTACCTTACTGCTTCGCACTAGTTATACCTGATTTTAAACTACTGCTCTCTCTAACTAACGTAATAGGTATATTGATGGATGAAGGTATACCACCCATCTTACACATGCTCTTATTGGTCAAAAAAGAAGGCCAAAGTATGCGTTTCTATTTGAGTTTATTGAAAGACATAGCGattgttttgatttgtttttgtttatttgttgcTGCTCTAGTCGATgttgttaaaaatattttagcgttttatgtttagttttttttatacgttttgtgatattttacaattttttgatatactTACGTGCGAATATAAGTGATTTACAAGAAAGATTTACGTGCATgttgtatttgaattttcaatcaatttaaaCACGTCCAGTTATTTGAATCGGCCAAAATTCATGCAACCCGTTCAGTATAATGAGCAATGTGCGTCCTGTCGACATCTTGCGAAATAATTTGAGCATAATTTCCCGAAAAACGTATCTTATGTTACTTATCCCGCCTTCCAACAAACGAATAGGCTATTCATCCTGAGTTTGAGTATTGAAGGGGCCGAATTATATTTatattgaaaagtttcattttcgatttcgcTAAGCAATTCTAACCTTGCGCCACCGATGAACTACAATATAATAATTATGGAGAGTTACACCTTGAGACCCTTCAGTttatcaaaatcttgaaaaaaattcggaatttcaattttgaattataagTAGGCCTACCGatttcagaaaattatgaatttatgcTCAGCTCGAACCAGTGAAGTGTTGAGTTTTTTGCACTTATGTTCGGcggtttttgaaatatttttctgcaGTTTCACCTCAATGAGAGATGACGAATGGCGCGAACTGCAGTTCTCAAAATGCATTTACAAGAGAGTTGGTGGTGCTCAaagtttttgaggaaaataggGCTATTGTAAAGTACGATGCAGTAAACTTTTGGGATGTTTTCCACTTTGTGGGTCTACGGAAGAGCTTTTTAGCGATGAGGTGAAAATAAGCGTTGCCACATTTTTAAGCACCAAAAAGCAGCGtccattctcaaaaattctgaaaaaattacctcgaGATGCTGattaacatatcaaaaaattggggtagatttttttcgtattcttggtttaaaaaattccaaagatcaCAAAATAATGTCAtttctttctttgaaaaatagaaattcgGGCCGAGCAAGGTTATGGTGCGCCAGTTTGTGTCCTCTGGATAAGATGAGGCAAGCGGGAGACcgcttgaaattttacatcaCTTCTTATGgaagcattttaattttttcaattaatattcAAATTACCATCAAATGATGTAGGTTTTAATTCGTCGGTTTTGTtgaggtttctttttttttggatcgtGTTATTCTCGTCCGCATGCTttctttgaccatttttactacgtttaaaaattacttatgtAGTCCGCTGGTAAGAATTGTTCGCTGCAAATAAATATTGATACTTAGTCGACCCCACCATGCGAAGAGCGATAGTCCACTCACGCCTCTTGACTTCGCACCGTGGAAATTTATGGAGAGATACATTTTCGTTTCTTCTTCATCATGAAACAATAAATACGTATGCATgcattcgaaaaataataatttgcgAAGAGAGGAAAGTATCAACCAACCACGTAAGTACATTTTataaatgtacttacttattactACAAATGAACACGCTGCAATTGCAGTGAGACTGAGACCCATGGCCAGCATGAGTCCTGTtcccattttgaatttttaaaattgaaattataacactagaaatttttttttgcttccaaGTACAACGCTTGTTgcattgacgtttttttttggacgcttcggAGCATTGGAACCT is from Planococcus citri chromosome 1, ihPlaCitr1.1, whole genome shotgun sequence and encodes:
- the LOC135832681 gene encoding proton-coupled amino acid transporter-like protein pathetic; the encoded protein is MAHNRVSPIFNDTSPPKVPSQGKEKESSSPGSPVMLENYLPGPPVISEKSLIEEEYDPHAFGKERNPTIFWGPILHLLKYIVGTGVLILPYTFKSVGYAVAIFGTIFVCVLYMHVIHLLFDVEYRLCKKLKTPNLTYIGIVEGAFDQGPRFFRKLVPVCKFFVYFHYVFNKSLMNGVYLIIISSNFKIVIDHYYGTNTSVIAIMTALMVPLIGLALIRELKFLVPLSMLTNAFNIFNLLIILSIPSSYNGAADMKAVNDITQFPNFFAILLGSLECTALSLPVKNDMENPKRFTTFFGVLNISLSIAALVYGTFGILGYAKYGDHLQPNIMFNLPPGEMIPLVILSLHSLAICISFILFIYISYDTVWNNLFKGKKMKRPLVMEYSIRITLCILPYCFALVIPDFKLLLSLTNVIGILMDEGIPPILHMLLLVKKEGQSMRFYLSLLKDIAIVLICFCLFVAALVDVVKNILAFYV